In Aquipuribacter nitratireducens, the following proteins share a genomic window:
- a CDS encoding PPA1309 family protein: MNEPTGTGSAAALRRAVVEAEAHVHRFGWDGPLRVFALVRTAEAARREPELVAQLPADDAAAAAADPDHLLLVEQDGLEELGSDEDLETLLGRMAWPPEVDGVAVTVERLVVPPEVEAQAPADPEEAVRWLAGHPGRRDVRLAAGVLRDGARACVVRARSGGSDDAEDDLVTGDDLVPGLTAALAATLED, encoded by the coding sequence ATGAACGAGCCGACCGGGACCGGGTCCGCGGCGGCGCTGCGCCGCGCCGTCGTCGAGGCCGAGGCGCACGTGCACCGGTTCGGCTGGGACGGACCGCTGCGCGTCTTCGCGCTCGTCCGCACCGCCGAGGCGGCGCGACGGGAGCCGGAGCTCGTCGCGCAGCTGCCGGCCGACGACGCCGCCGCGGCGGCCGCCGACCCCGACCACCTGCTCCTCGTCGAGCAGGACGGTCTCGAGGAGCTCGGCTCCGACGAGGACCTCGAGACGCTGCTCGGGCGCATGGCGTGGCCGCCGGAGGTCGACGGCGTCGCCGTCACCGTCGAACGGCTCGTCGTCCCGCCGGAGGTCGAGGCGCAGGCGCCCGCCGACCCCGAGGAGGCCGTGCGATGGCTCGCCGGGCACCCTGGCCGCCGCGACGTCCGGCTGGCCGCCGGGGTGCTGCGGGACGGCGCCCGCGCGTGCGTGGTGCGGGCGCGGTCGGGCGGGTCGGACGACGCCGAGGACGACCTCGTGACGGGCGACGACCTCGTGCCGGGACTCACGGCCGCGCTCGCGGCCACGCTCGAGGACTGA
- a CDS encoding zinc-dependent metalloprotease codes for MSDDRRMGFGPGNGPDGPDGPGGPGGPGGPGGPGGPGGPGGPGGPGGPGGSGGPGGPGGPFGAGGFDPSMFDPARLGEVFGQLQRIFASGEEGPVAWGLARDSARQAVAGEDPSPSWGERSAVEQAGRLAEVWLDAVTSLPATGSTTQAWSRAQWVEASLPTWRTLVTPVAEKMGRSMGGVLESGQGELPPGVPPEMAGLLAGAAPMMQRLGGGMLGMQIGQAVGRLAGEAVSATDVGLPLLRDGMALVPVNVRATAEGLGLPLDDVRLFLALREAAHARLFAHVPWLAPRLLGAVEEYAAGIDVDASRLQEMLGGLDVSDPARLQEALTSGMLAPAESAAQLAAKARLENLLALVEGWVDTVVAHAARDRLATVEALRESVRRRRAAGGPAEQTFASLVGLELRPRRMREAAAWWVERGESAGEGRDDVWQHPDLLPDLQQDDAPGAAEPSGAEDADLDDELRRLLEAGPGEGPGEGPGEGPGGAR; via the coding sequence ATGAGCGACGACCGACGCATGGGTTTCGGACCGGGGAACGGCCCCGACGGTCCCGACGGACCGGGTGGACCGGGCGGACCGGGCGGACCGGGCGGACCGGGCGGTCCGGGCGGTCCGGGCGGTCCGGGCGGTCCGGGCGGTCCGGGCGGTTCGGGCGGACCGGGCGGGCCGGGCGGGCCCTTCGGGGCCGGGGGCTTCGACCCCTCGATGTTCGACCCGGCACGGCTGGGCGAGGTGTTCGGCCAGCTGCAGCGGATCTTCGCGAGCGGTGAGGAGGGCCCCGTGGCGTGGGGCCTGGCCCGGGACTCGGCCCGGCAGGCCGTCGCGGGCGAGGACCCGTCCCCGTCGTGGGGCGAGCGGTCGGCCGTCGAGCAGGCGGGCCGGCTGGCGGAGGTGTGGCTGGATGCCGTCACGAGCCTGCCCGCCACGGGGAGCACGACGCAGGCGTGGTCGCGCGCGCAGTGGGTGGAGGCGAGCCTCCCGACGTGGCGGACCCTCGTCACGCCCGTGGCCGAGAAGATGGGCCGCTCGATGGGCGGCGTCCTCGAGTCCGGCCAGGGCGAGCTGCCGCCGGGCGTCCCGCCGGAGATGGCCGGGCTGCTCGCGGGGGCGGCGCCGATGATGCAGCGCCTCGGCGGCGGCATGCTCGGCATGCAGATCGGCCAGGCCGTCGGCCGGCTCGCGGGCGAGGCCGTGTCCGCGACCGACGTCGGCCTGCCCCTCCTGCGCGACGGCATGGCGCTCGTCCCCGTCAACGTGAGGGCGACGGCCGAGGGACTCGGTCTCCCGCTCGACGACGTCCGGCTGTTCCTCGCGCTCCGGGAGGCCGCCCATGCCCGGCTCTTCGCTCACGTGCCGTGGCTCGCGCCGCGCCTGCTCGGCGCCGTCGAGGAGTACGCCGCCGGCATCGACGTCGACGCGTCGCGGCTGCAGGAGATGCTGGGCGGTCTCGACGTCAGCGATCCCGCACGGCTCCAGGAGGCGCTGACCTCGGGCATGCTCGCGCCCGCGGAGTCGGCGGCCCAGCTGGCGGCCAAGGCCCGCCTGGAGAACCTGCTCGCCCTCGTCGAGGGGTGGGTCGACACGGTCGTCGCCCACGCCGCCCGCGACCGGCTCGCGACGGTCGAGGCGCTGCGGGAGTCCGTGCGGCGACGCCGCGCGGCGGGCGGGCCCGCCGAGCAGACCTTCGCCTCCCTCGTGGGCCTCGAGCTGCGGCCGCGGCGCATGCGCGAGGCCGCCGCGTGGTGGGTCGAGCGCGGCGAGTCGGCCGGGGAGGGACGCGACGACGTGTGGCAGCACCCCGACCTGCTCCCCGACCTGCAGCAGGACGACGCACCGGGGGCCGCGGAGCCGTCCGGCGCCGAGGACGCCGACCTCGACGACGAGCTGCGCCGCCTGCTCGAGGCGGGGCCGGGCGAGGGGCCGGGCGAGGGGCCGGGCGAGGGGCCGGGCGGGGCCCGTTAG
- a CDS encoding YlbL family protein — MTSAPPLLPRQEPVARENPFRLGARTVVLLVAGLGAVVLAGVVAATPVPYVVFSPGPVRDTLGTTSEGEPLIQVDGAETYPTEGQLDLTTIRVAGGPLSDVTVFDAVQAYLDPTRSLRPVETVYPPQETREEAREASSAQMTAAQQSAAVAALLALGEEVPTTLTVSGFAGNPAAEEALDEGDVVAGVDGTRVSGSGELVDLLQGYEPGDAVDVIVVREGEESVVPVTLGESDEGSVILGVLLSPEYELPYDVSYDVGGIGGPSAGLMFSLGIYDKLTPGPLTGGAHVAGTGTMTDDGTVGPIDGIQQKMVGAEGVGAAWFLAPEGNCADVVGAAPDGIEVTAVGTFDDAVAALEAIAADDTAGLPTCEQVLAGD, encoded by the coding sequence ATGACGAGCGCCCCGCCCCTCCTGCCACGGCAGGAGCCCGTCGCACGCGAGAACCCGTTCCGCCTCGGCGCCCGGACCGTCGTGCTGCTGGTGGCGGGGCTCGGCGCGGTCGTGCTCGCCGGCGTCGTCGCCGCCACCCCCGTGCCGTACGTCGTGTTCTCGCCGGGTCCCGTGCGGGACACCCTCGGCACGACGAGCGAGGGCGAGCCCCTCATCCAGGTCGACGGCGCCGAGACGTACCCCACCGAGGGCCAGCTCGACCTCACGACGATCCGGGTGGCGGGTGGCCCGCTCAGCGACGTCACCGTGTTCGACGCCGTCCAGGCGTACCTCGACCCCACGCGGTCCCTGCGCCCGGTCGAGACCGTCTACCCGCCGCAGGAGACGCGCGAGGAGGCCCGCGAGGCCTCCAGCGCCCAGATGACCGCCGCCCAGCAGAGTGCCGCGGTCGCCGCGCTCCTCGCCCTCGGCGAGGAGGTCCCGACGACGCTCACGGTGTCCGGCTTCGCGGGCAACCCCGCCGCCGAGGAGGCGCTCGACGAGGGCGACGTCGTCGCCGGGGTCGACGGCACGCGCGTGAGCGGCAGCGGCGAGCTCGTCGACCTCCTCCAGGGCTACGAGCCCGGGGACGCCGTCGACGTCATCGTCGTGCGAGAGGGTGAGGAGTCCGTCGTGCCCGTCACGCTCGGGGAGTCCGACGAGGGCAGCGTCATCCTCGGGGTGCTGCTGTCGCCGGAGTACGAGCTGCCGTACGACGTCTCGTACGACGTCGGGGGCATCGGCGGCCCCAGCGCCGGGCTCATGTTCTCCCTCGGCATCTACGACAAGCTCACCCCCGGCCCGCTCACGGGCGGCGCCCACGTCGCGGGCACCGGCACCATGACCGACGACGGCACCGTCGGCCCCATCGACGGCATCCAGCAGAAGATGGTGGGCGCCGAGGGCGTGGGGGCGGCGTGGTTCCTCGCGCCGGAGGGCAACTGCGCGGACGTCGTGGGCGCGGCCCCGGACGGCATCGAGGTGACGGCCGTCGGGACCTTCGACGACGCGGTGGCGGCGCTGGAGGCGATCGCCGCCGACGACACCGCGGGACTGCCGACCTGCGAGCAGGTCCTCGCCGGCGACTGA